One region of Vitis vinifera cultivar Pinot Noir 40024 chromosome 1, ASM3070453v1 genomic DNA includes:
- the LOC100250913 gene encoding uncharacterized protein LOC100250913 isoform X1, with protein MGLKRSFENEEFQELPFKNMKCVESRDKLASFGEIVPCKDAPQKPDISDECSFYKFQCGTEGVENGVSVLDDKGFEISAPLSCNGSSEEDGRSVAAAYSSLSPEYFESYLPRRTVAQFEDIYSSLLDCSPRRQVPVGPDHQANVPVWSLQKVKNRLDKLETSNRYISSSQSMVSDQTVDGENEERWMGTCVIPMPEENLSAENGVKTGDGRTDCGCLDNDSIRCVRQHVMEAREKLRKTLGQEKFMELGFCDMGEEVALKWHEEEEQAFHEVVFSHPASLGQNFWEHLSATFSYRAKQELVSYYFNVFMLRQRAAQNRSNFLYIDSDDDEWHGNNRSLNEVGTAEEEDDSGIESLSDQHNHAYHEEEPHEEDDDDDDDDDDDEEDDDKDDSDFDGDGGFGDDKQGATKEDGMVHNGKLLDYNMFDPVARNMDKVPDSNGEDFSVQDDSCMSFECQPNVANPCAPSDPEASVQESGARITQQKSFHGDDDGSSTRVDPGYLLEPSETKVWDGRYWTGSINGVDLLPTCNMIEEIFGLGTPNSKTKDDKSIS; from the exons ATGGGACTCAAACGgtcttttgaaaatgaggagtttCAGGAGCTTCCTTTTAAGAACATGAAATGTGTTGAGTCTAGAGATAAGCTGGCCTCCTTTGGAGAAATTGTTCCATGTAAAGATGCCCCTCAGAAACCTGATATTTCAG ATGAATGCAGCTTTTATAAGTTTCAATGTGGTACAGAGGGGGTTGAAAATGGAGTCTCAGTTTTAGATGACAAAGGGTTTGAGATCAGCGCTCCCTTGTCGTGCAATGGTTCAAGTGAGGAAGATGGTAGGTCTGTGGCAGCTGCTTACTCATCCCTCTCTCCAGAATATTTTGAATCCTACCTCCCACGGAGAACAGTAGCACAGTTTGAGGATATATATTCTTCTTTGTTGGATTGTTCTCCTAGAAGACAAGTTCCTGTTGGACCAGATCATCAAGCAAATGTTCCAGTATGGAGCCTGCAGAAAGTCAAAAACAGATTAGATAAGTTAGAGACCTCTAATCGCTACATTTCCTCATCACAGTCAATGGTTTCAGACCAAACTGTTGATGGTGAAAACGAAGAAAGGTGGATGGGAACTTGTGTCATTCCAATGCCTGAAGAAAATTTGTCTGCTGAAAATGGTGTCAAGACTGGAGATGGCAGAACAGATTGTGGTTGCCTGGATAATGATTCTATCAGATGCGTGCGGCAACATGTAATGGAAGCACGAGAGAAACTAAGAAAAACCCTTGGACAGGAAAAATTCATGGAGTTAGGATTTTGTGACATGGGAGAAGAGGTGGCACTTAAATggcatgaagaagaagaacaggCTTTTCATGAGGTTGTTTTCTCACATCCCGCGTCATTGGGTCAGAATTTTTGGGAACATCTCTCTGCAACATTCTCATATCGAGCCAAGCAGGAACTTGTCAGCTATTATTTCAATGTCTTTATGCTTCGGCAGCGGGCTGCCCAGAACAGATCCAACTTCTTGTACATCGACAGCGATGATGATGAATGGCATGGAAATAATAGAAGCTTAAATGAAGTTGGAACtgcagaagaagaagatgattcTGGCATAGAATCTCTTTCTGATCAACATAATCACGCATATCATGAAGAGGAACCTCATGAAGAAGATGACGACGACGATGATGACGACGATGacgatgaagaagatgatgacaagGACGACAGTGATTTTGACGGTGATGGTGGTTTTGGAGATGACAAGCAAGGTGCCACCAAAGAGGATGGCATGGTGCATAATGGGAAGTTGCTTGATTACAACATGTTTGATCCTGTAGCTCGGAACATGGATAAGGTACCAGATAGCAATGGGGAGGATTTCAGTGTCCAAGATGACTCATGCATGTCTTTTGAGTGCCAACCCAATGTTGCCAACCCTTGTGCTCCTTCTGATCCGGAGGCTTCTGTTCAAGAAAGTGGAGCTAGGATTACCCAGCAAAAATCCTTTCATGGTGACGATGATGGGTCCAGCACCAGGGTAGACCCAGGATATTTATTGGAGCCCTCTGAAACCAAAGTTTGGGATGGCAGGTACTGGACAGGTTCCATAAATGGCGTTGATCTCCTGCCCACATGCAATATGATTGAAGAGATTTTTGGACTAGGCACACCGAATAGCAAGACAAAGGACGACAAAAGCATCAGCTAA
- the LOC100250913 gene encoding uncharacterized protein LOC100250913 isoform X2 produces MGLKRSFENEEFQELPFKNMKCVESRDKLASFGEIVPCKDAPQKPDISEGVENGVSVLDDKGFEISAPLSCNGSSEEDGRSVAAAYSSLSPEYFESYLPRRTVAQFEDIYSSLLDCSPRRQVPVGPDHQANVPVWSLQKVKNRLDKLETSNRYISSSQSMVSDQTVDGENEERWMGTCVIPMPEENLSAENGVKTGDGRTDCGCLDNDSIRCVRQHVMEAREKLRKTLGQEKFMELGFCDMGEEVALKWHEEEEQAFHEVVFSHPASLGQNFWEHLSATFSYRAKQELVSYYFNVFMLRQRAAQNRSNFLYIDSDDDEWHGNNRSLNEVGTAEEEDDSGIESLSDQHNHAYHEEEPHEEDDDDDDDDDDDEEDDDKDDSDFDGDGGFGDDKQGATKEDGMVHNGKLLDYNMFDPVARNMDKVPDSNGEDFSVQDDSCMSFECQPNVANPCAPSDPEASVQESGARITQQKSFHGDDDGSSTRVDPGYLLEPSETKVWDGRYWTGSINGVDLLPTCNMIEEIFGLGTPNSKTKDDKSIS; encoded by the exons ATGGGACTCAAACGgtcttttgaaaatgaggagtttCAGGAGCTTCCTTTTAAGAACATGAAATGTGTTGAGTCTAGAGATAAGCTGGCCTCCTTTGGAGAAATTGTTCCATGTAAAGATGCCCCTCAGAAACCTGATATTTCAG AGGGGGTTGAAAATGGAGTCTCAGTTTTAGATGACAAAGGGTTTGAGATCAGCGCTCCCTTGTCGTGCAATGGTTCAAGTGAGGAAGATGGTAGGTCTGTGGCAGCTGCTTACTCATCCCTCTCTCCAGAATATTTTGAATCCTACCTCCCACGGAGAACAGTAGCACAGTTTGAGGATATATATTCTTCTTTGTTGGATTGTTCTCCTAGAAGACAAGTTCCTGTTGGACCAGATCATCAAGCAAATGTTCCAGTATGGAGCCTGCAGAAAGTCAAAAACAGATTAGATAAGTTAGAGACCTCTAATCGCTACATTTCCTCATCACAGTCAATGGTTTCAGACCAAACTGTTGATGGTGAAAACGAAGAAAGGTGGATGGGAACTTGTGTCATTCCAATGCCTGAAGAAAATTTGTCTGCTGAAAATGGTGTCAAGACTGGAGATGGCAGAACAGATTGTGGTTGCCTGGATAATGATTCTATCAGATGCGTGCGGCAACATGTAATGGAAGCACGAGAGAAACTAAGAAAAACCCTTGGACAGGAAAAATTCATGGAGTTAGGATTTTGTGACATGGGAGAAGAGGTGGCACTTAAATggcatgaagaagaagaacaggCTTTTCATGAGGTTGTTTTCTCACATCCCGCGTCATTGGGTCAGAATTTTTGGGAACATCTCTCTGCAACATTCTCATATCGAGCCAAGCAGGAACTTGTCAGCTATTATTTCAATGTCTTTATGCTTCGGCAGCGGGCTGCCCAGAACAGATCCAACTTCTTGTACATCGACAGCGATGATGATGAATGGCATGGAAATAATAGAAGCTTAAATGAAGTTGGAACtgcagaagaagaagatgattcTGGCATAGAATCTCTTTCTGATCAACATAATCACGCATATCATGAAGAGGAACCTCATGAAGAAGATGACGACGACGATGATGACGACGATGacgatgaagaagatgatgacaagGACGACAGTGATTTTGACGGTGATGGTGGTTTTGGAGATGACAAGCAAGGTGCCACCAAAGAGGATGGCATGGTGCATAATGGGAAGTTGCTTGATTACAACATGTTTGATCCTGTAGCTCGGAACATGGATAAGGTACCAGATAGCAATGGGGAGGATTTCAGTGTCCAAGATGACTCATGCATGTCTTTTGAGTGCCAACCCAATGTTGCCAACCCTTGTGCTCCTTCTGATCCGGAGGCTTCTGTTCAAGAAAGTGGAGCTAGGATTACCCAGCAAAAATCCTTTCATGGTGACGATGATGGGTCCAGCACCAGGGTAGACCCAGGATATTTATTGGAGCCCTCTGAAACCAAAGTTTGGGATGGCAGGTACTGGACAGGTTCCATAAATGGCGTTGATCTCCTGCCCACATGCAATATGATTGAAGAGATTTTTGGACTAGGCACACCGAATAGCAAGACAAAGGACGACAAAAGCATCAGCTAA
- the LOC100245765 gene encoding uncharacterized protein LOC100245765 produces the protein MEEEDQKTKHVCKLCNKRYPSGKSLGGHMRSHMIGNSAEAAERKKISSLNGGRSSKKESGFEGGGHSAYGLRENPKKTWRLANSRSGSQQENVCKECGKVFQSLKALCGHMACHSEKERLSSNLEDHSWTNASQKPVMDRRKRSKRTNFNRTLAVYPSPSVSDTEQEQQELAICLMMLSRDSGHWGGLNSLVYSSDNNSVVLEAKSSSIDMRICRGEDMNCVSDGDEIVETKKLGDGKSKSAVLDSEAGPFENSDSGYFMNGAQRVESDVSVDGVFRNVESLELKLEDGSGFDVFGAESGKGLKRLKCMKAGLGKDLKRPKCVKTELGKGLLKQEGYDRVNRASVEYDLSKRAKNDSYSEENVRKRSKYQCLTCNKTFHSHQALGGHRANHKRVEGCNSSNYESIENSIETDTCPGPTPHKKLARFGSGKTPIAQDLSGKAEKKIGSRKSNGHMCPICFKVFRSGQALGGHKKSHFVGVCEDENSRTLVIKQEPLEIPGLIDLNLPAPIEEEANEHVGFMIS, from the coding sequence ATGGAGGAGGAAGATCAGAAGACGAAGCATGTGTGCAAGCTCTGCAACAAGAGGTACCCTTCTGGGAAGTCCTTGGGGGGTCACATGAGGTCTCATATGATTGGGAATTCAGCTGAAGCTgcagagagaaagaaaatttcatctttGAATGGTGGGAGAAGCAGCAAGAAGGAGTCAGGGTTTGAAGGTGGTGGGCATTCTGCATACGGTCTCAGAGAGAACCCTAAGAAAACATGGAGGCTGGCTAATTCAAGGAGTGGTTCACAGCAAGAGAATGTTTGTAAAGAATGTGGTAAAGTGTTTCAGTCTTTGAAAGCTCTTTGTGGTCACATGGCTTGTCACTCTGAGAAGGAGAGACTTTCAAGCAATTTGGAAGATCATTCTTGGACCAATGCTAGCCAGAAACCAGTAATGGATAGGCGAAAGAGGTCGAAAAGGACGAATTTTAACAGGACTCTTGCTGTTTACCCTTCTCCATCTGTTTCTGACACTGAGCAAGAGCAGCAAGAGTTGGCTATTTGTTTGATGATGCTGTCTAGGGATTCTGGGCATTGGGGTGGTTTGAATTCGCTTGTGTATTCTTCAGACAACAATTCTGTGGTCTTAGAGGCCAAATCATCCTCTATTGATATGAGAATTTGTAGGGGAGAAGATATGAATTGTGTTTCTGATGGTGATGAGATTGTGGAGACGAAGAAATTAGGAGATGGGAAGTCAAAATCTGCTGTTTTGGACTCTGAGGCTGGTCCGTTTGAGAATTCTGATTCTGGGTATTTTATGAATGGAGCCCAGAGGGTTGAATCAGATGTTTCTGTGGATGGGGTTTTCAGGAATGTTGAATCTCTGGAGCTTAAACTGGAAGATGGATCTGGGTTTGATGTGTTTGGTGCTGAATCTGGGAAGGGTTTAAAGAGACTCAAATGTATGAAAGCTGGATTGGGGAAGGATTTGAAGAGACCCAAATGTGTGAAAACTGAATTGGGAAAGGGTCTGCTCAAACAAGAAGGATATGATCGGGTGAATAGAGCTTCAGTGGAGTACGATTTGAGTAAGAGAGCTAAGAATGATTCTTACTCAGAAGAGAATGTTCGGAAGAGAAGCAAGTATCAATGTCTGACTTGTAACAAGACCTTTCACTCTCACCAGGCTCTTGGGGGTCACAGAGCCAACCATAAAAGGGTGGAAGGATGCAATTCATCGAACTATGAGAGCATTGAGAACAGCATAGAGACTGATACTTGCCCTGGCCCTACACCCCATAAGAAGCTAGCTCGATTTGGCAGTGGAAAAACCCCAATTGCTCAGGATTTGTCTGGCAAAGCTGAGAAAAAGATCGGGTCAAGGAAAAGCAATGGGCACATGTGCCCAATCTGCTTCAAAGTTTTCCGATCAGGACAAGCTTTAGGTGGTCATAAGAAGTCCCATTTTGTAGGAGTTTGTGAAGACGAAAACAGTAGGACTTTAGTAATCAAGCAAGAGCCTCTTGAGATTCCTGGTCTCATTGATCTTAATCTTCCTGCTCCTATTGAGGAAGAAGCTAATGAGCATGTTGGGTTCATGATATCATAG